The proteins below come from a single Asanoa ferruginea genomic window:
- the dnaJ gene encoding molecular chaperone DnaJ — translation MGSKDWLEKDFYAVLGVPKSASADEIKRSYRKLARELHPDHNPGNAEAEDRFKSVSEAYDVLSDAGRRKEYDEMRSLFGAGAFRRGARTGGPSTGGFDPSDLFGGFSNAGGGGGTARDGRFGGAGFSDLFGSIFSGGGRSTTTQPRGPARGRDVETEVTLDFGDAVRGVTLPLTLRAPGVCDTCHGNGAKPGTQPRTCPQCQGSGLITRNQGSFSFSEPCRECQGVGTIVEEKCPECRGTGGVTKTRTLNVRFPSGVSDGQRIRLAGRGEPGDRGGPPGDLYVLVRVRADDMFGRSGNDLTITAPITYAEAVFGTDLRVPTMDGYVTLRVPPGTPNGRVLRARGKGVVKRDGLVGDLLVSIEVAIPTALTDEAREALEKFAVLSPDAGRDTLWRR, via the coding sequence GTGGGCTCCAAGGACTGGCTGGAGAAAGACTTCTACGCCGTGCTGGGCGTTCCGAAGTCCGCCTCCGCCGACGAGATCAAGCGCAGCTACCGCAAGCTGGCGCGCGAGTTGCACCCCGACCACAACCCGGGCAACGCCGAGGCCGAAGACCGGTTCAAGTCGGTGTCCGAGGCCTACGACGTGCTGTCCGACGCCGGTCGCCGCAAGGAATACGACGAGATGCGCTCGCTCTTCGGTGCGGGCGCGTTCCGTCGGGGCGCGCGCACCGGCGGCCCGAGCACGGGCGGCTTCGACCCGTCCGACCTGTTCGGTGGCTTCAGCAACGCGGGCGGTGGCGGCGGCACCGCGCGCGACGGCCGCTTCGGCGGTGCGGGCTTCTCCGACCTGTTCGGCTCGATCTTCTCGGGCGGCGGCCGGAGCACCACCACCCAACCGCGCGGCCCGGCCCGCGGCCGTGACGTGGAGACCGAGGTCACCCTCGACTTCGGCGACGCGGTCCGTGGCGTCACCCTGCCGCTGACGTTGCGGGCGCCGGGCGTCTGCGACACCTGTCACGGCAACGGCGCCAAGCCGGGCACCCAGCCGCGCACCTGCCCGCAGTGTCAGGGCTCCGGGCTGATCACCCGCAACCAGGGTTCGTTCAGCTTCTCGGAGCCGTGCCGCGAGTGCCAGGGCGTCGGCACGATCGTCGAGGAGAAGTGCCCGGAGTGCCGCGGCACGGGCGGGGTCACCAAGACCCGCACGCTCAACGTGCGGTTCCCCTCCGGCGTCTCCGACGGGCAGCGGATCCGGCTGGCCGGCCGGGGCGAGCCCGGTGACCGAGGCGGTCCGCCCGGCGACCTCTACGTGCTGGTGCGCGTCCGCGCCGACGACATGTTCGGCCGGTCCGGCAACGACCTGACGATCACCGCTCCGATCACCTACGCGGAGGCGGTGTTCGGCACCGACCTGCGGGTTCCGACGATGGACGGCTACGTGACGCTGCGGGTGCCGCCGGGCACTCCCAACGGCCGGGTCCTGCGGGCCCGGGGCAAGGGCGTGGTCAAACGCGACGGACTGGTCGGCGACCTTCTCGTCTCGATCGAGGTCGCCATCCCGACGGCGCTGACCGACGAGGCCCGCGAAGCATTGGAGAAGTTTGCCGTGCTCTCGCCGGATGCGGGACGCGACACGTTGTGGCGGAGGTGA
- a CDS encoding heat shock protein transcriptional repressor HspR: MQPFEDAEVSITIEASSDEKVLIISVAARMAGMHPQTLRQYDRLGLVQPGRAAGGGRRYSARDVALLREVQRLSQDEGINLEGIRRIIGLEESVNELRERVADLEAALTAAYRRIAELETMGAYPRADLVPMARASTALVVWRPRRQADPPTR, translated from the coding sequence ATGCAGCCCTTCGAAGATGCGGAGGTCTCGATCACGATCGAGGCGTCCTCCGACGAGAAGGTCCTGATCATCTCCGTGGCTGCCCGGATGGCCGGCATGCACCCGCAGACCCTGCGGCAATACGACCGGCTCGGGCTGGTGCAGCCCGGCCGGGCGGCCGGCGGTGGGCGGCGCTACAGCGCGCGCGACGTCGCGCTGCTCCGCGAGGTGCAGCGGCTCAGCCAGGACGAGGGCATCAACCTGGAGGGCATCCGCCGGATCATCGGGCTGGAGGAGTCGGTCAACGAACTGCGCGAGCGGGTCGCTGACCTCGAGGCCGCCCTGACCGCGGCCTACCGGCGGATAGCCGAACTCGAGACGATGGGCGCCTACCCGCGCGCTGACCTGGTGCCGATGGCCCGGGCCTCGACCGCGTTGGTGGTGTGGCGGCCACGCCGACAGGCCGACCCGCCGACGCGATAA
- a CDS encoding alpha/beta fold hydrolase → MDIQHRRIAANDAVHHYAVVGSGPPLILLHGFPETWRAWLRVAQRLAADFRIIMPDLRGLGGSPGPASGYDKHSLAADVRAIARTEFGNTRAVVCGHDLGGYVGFAYALSHRDATGALVLVEAAPPGTSQLDHLMTNPRTWHLAFHANADVAHLLISGRERAYVDFLIRSRIFDAGAIDAADVDRYAEAYAAPGALRAALEMYRSLALDRQLNLAALAEDGRLAMPVTAVGAAPSATTAGLREMLGEIAVDGRAELVEETGYWIPEERPAQLAEIIRNASEGL, encoded by the coding sequence GTGGACATTCAACATCGCCGCATCGCGGCCAACGACGCCGTGCATCACTACGCGGTCGTCGGTTCGGGTCCGCCGCTGATCCTGCTGCACGGCTTCCCGGAAACGTGGCGGGCCTGGTTGCGGGTGGCGCAGCGGCTGGCAGCCGACTTCCGCATCATCATGCCCGACCTGCGCGGGCTGGGCGGCTCGCCGGGGCCGGCGAGCGGTTACGACAAACACAGCCTGGCGGCGGATGTACGCGCGATCGCGCGCACCGAGTTCGGCAACACCCGCGCCGTGGTCTGCGGGCACGACCTCGGCGGTTACGTCGGGTTCGCGTACGCCCTGAGCCACCGCGACGCCACCGGGGCCCTGGTGCTGGTCGAAGCGGCACCACCGGGCACCTCGCAGCTCGACCACCTGATGACCAACCCGCGCACCTGGCACCTGGCGTTCCACGCCAACGCCGACGTCGCCCACCTGCTGATCAGCGGGCGGGAACGGGCCTACGTCGACTTCCTGATCCGGTCCCGGATCTTCGACGCCGGCGCGATCGACGCCGCCGACGTCGACCGCTACGCGGAGGCCTACGCGGCGCCCGGTGCGCTGCGGGCCGCGCTGGAGATGTATCGCTCGCTCGCCCTCGACCGGCAGCTCAACCTGGCGGCGCTGGCCGAGGACGGCCGGCTGGCCATGCCGGTCACCGCCGTCGGCGCCGCCCCGAGCGCGACCACGGCGGGCCTGCGGGAGATGCTCGGCGAGATCGCCGTGGACGGGCGCGCCGAACTCGTCGAGGAGACGGGCTATTGGATCCCGGAGGAACGCCCGGCGCAGCTGGCCGAGATCATCCGGAACGCCTCCGAAGGGCTCTAG